In one window of Nitrospirota bacterium DNA:
- a CDS encoding twin-arginine translocation signal domain-containing protein has product MFLSRRQFLKVSAGTVAAVAVADKALALTALQPVI; this is encoded by the coding sequence ATGTTTTTATCACGCAGACAGTTCTTGAAGGTCTCGGCCGGGACGGTCGCGGCGGTGGCGGTGGCCGATAAGGCCCTCGCGCTGACGGCGCTCCAGCCGGTCATCGA